In Nitrobacteraceae bacterium AZCC 1564, the following proteins share a genomic window:
- a CDS encoding peptide/nickel transport system ATP-binding protein (product_source=KO:K02032; cath_funfam=3.40.50.300; cog=COG4608; ko=KO:K02032; pfam=PF00005,PF08352; smart=SM00382; superfamily=52540; tigrfam=TIGR01727), with product MINRAQPIDMLEPIEDLGGQAQPLLQVTDLTKHFPVRGGLFGKSKTVRAVDNVTFSIAKGETVGIVGESGCGKSTTARLLMHLMDRDAGEFVYDGMLVGGALSLRELRRAMQMVFQDSYASLNPRLTVEESIAFGPKVHGRSDADARALARELLGKVGLRPEVFANRYPHEVSGGQRQRVNIARALALSPRLVILDEAVSALDKSVEAQVLNLLVDLKREFGLTYLFISHDLNVVRYISDRVLVMYLGEVVELGPVDQVWDAPAHPYTRALLAAMPSSDPDKRTETPPITGDPPNPIDPPSGCRFHTRCPFAEPLCSQAGPKLTEIDNMGHQAACYMAIPNSGHSCAPTTQG from the coding sequence ATGATAAATAGAGCGCAACCCATCGACATGCTTGAGCCGATCGAAGATCTCGGCGGTCAAGCGCAGCCTCTGTTGCAGGTGACTGACCTCACCAAGCACTTTCCGGTTCGCGGCGGACTGTTCGGTAAGAGCAAGACCGTGCGCGCCGTGGACAATGTGACGTTCTCGATCGCCAAGGGAGAAACCGTCGGCATTGTCGGTGAGTCCGGATGTGGCAAGTCCACAACCGCACGCCTGCTCATGCATCTCATGGACCGTGACGCGGGCGAATTCGTCTATGACGGCATGCTGGTGGGCGGCGCGCTTTCGCTGCGTGAATTGCGACGCGCCATGCAGATGGTGTTTCAGGACAGCTACGCGTCTCTCAATCCGCGGCTCACTGTCGAGGAATCGATCGCCTTCGGCCCCAAGGTTCATGGGAGGAGCGACGCAGATGCCCGTGCTCTCGCCCGCGAACTGCTCGGCAAGGTCGGGCTACGGCCCGAGGTCTTCGCCAACCGGTATCCGCACGAGGTCTCCGGCGGTCAGCGCCAGCGCGTCAACATTGCGCGTGCCCTGGCCCTGTCGCCGCGCCTGGTCATTCTCGACGAAGCCGTATCCGCGCTCGATAAATCGGTCGAAGCGCAGGTACTCAACCTGCTGGTCGATCTCAAGCGCGAGTTCGGGCTAACGTATCTGTTCATCAGTCATGACCTCAACGTGGTCCGGTACATCTCAGACCGCGTGCTGGTGATGTATCTCGGCGAAGTCGTCGAACTCGGCCCCGTGGATCAGGTGTGGGATGCCCCGGCGCATCCTTACACACGCGCCTTGCTGGCCGCGATGCCATCCTCCGATCCGGACAAGCGGACGGAAACGCCGCCGATTACCGGCGATCCGCCCAACCCCATTGATCCTCCCTCGGGTTGCCGCTTTCATACGCGTTGCCCATTCGCAGAGCCGCTATGCTCGCAAGCCGGACCAAAGCTGACAGAGATCGATAACATGGGTCACCAGGCCGCCTGCTACATGGCGATTCCGAACTCGGGCCACAGCTGCGCCCCAACAACCCAAGGATGA
- a CDS encoding peptide/nickel transport system permease protein (product_source=KO:K02034; cath_funfam=1.10.3720.10; cog=COG1173; ko=KO:K02034; pfam=PF00528,PF12911; superfamily=161098; transmembrane_helix_parts=Inside_1_32,TMhelix_33_55,Outside_56_102,TMhelix_103_125,Inside_126_136,TMhelix_137_159,Outside_160_215,TMhelix_216_238,Inside_239_257,TMhelix_258_280,Outside_281_295), with translation MVTMTDTAVQAAPPTKARGYWATVGRRLLRDKVSMACAIILIAIFVSAVIAPWLHLADPYQGSMIRRLRVIGTPGYLLGTDELGRDMLSRLIYGGRLSLVIGILPVIFAFIIGTSLGLVAGYVGGKLNTAIMRTVDIFYAFPSVLLAIAISGALGAGIVNSIVSLTIVFVPQITRVAESVTTGVRNMDFVDAARASGAGPLTIMRVHMLGNVLGPIFVYATGLISVSMILAAGLSFLGLGTKPPEPEWGLMLNTLRTAIYVNPWVAALPGVMIFAVSICFNLLSDGMRSAMDIRN, from the coding sequence ATGGTCACAATGACTGACACAGCGGTCCAGGCTGCACCGCCAACAAAGGCGCGGGGATATTGGGCGACAGTGGGGCGCCGCCTGCTGCGCGACAAGGTCAGCATGGCTTGCGCCATCATCCTGATCGCGATCTTCGTCTCGGCGGTGATCGCGCCGTGGCTACATCTCGCCGATCCCTATCAAGGCTCGATGATCCGCCGGCTTCGCGTCATCGGGACGCCCGGCTATCTGCTCGGCACCGACGAGCTCGGCCGCGATATGCTGTCCCGCCTGATATATGGCGGCCGCCTGTCACTGGTGATCGGCATTCTTCCCGTCATCTTCGCATTTATCATCGGAACATCGCTGGGATTGGTCGCAGGCTATGTCGGCGGGAAGCTCAACACCGCCATCATGCGCACCGTCGACATCTTCTACGCCTTCCCGTCCGTGCTGCTTGCAATCGCGATCTCCGGCGCACTTGGCGCCGGCATCGTGAACTCGATTGTCTCATTGACCATCGTGTTCGTCCCACAGATCACACGTGTTGCCGAAAGCGTCACCACCGGCGTGCGCAACATGGATTTCGTCGATGCAGCAAGAGCATCGGGCGCGGGACCGTTGACCATCATGCGCGTCCATATGCTTGGAAACGTCCTGGGGCCAATCTTCGTCTACGCAACCGGGCTGATTTCTGTGTCGATGATCCTCGCCGCGGGTCTTTCGTTTCTCGGCCTCGGCACCAAGCCGCCGGAGCCGGAATGGGGCCTGATGCTCAATACCCTGCGCACAGCGATCTATGTGAACCCTTGGGTCGCCGCACTTCCTGGCGTGATGATCTTCGCGGTCTCGATCTGCTTCAACCTGCTCAGCGACGGCATGCGCAGCGCGATGGATATTCGGAACTGA
- a CDS encoding peptide/nickel transport system permease protein (product_source=KO:K02033; cath_funfam=1.10.3720.10; cog=COG0601; ko=KO:K02033; pfam=PF00528,PF19300; superfamily=161098; transmembrane_helix_parts=Inside_1_8,TMhelix_9_31,Outside_32_100,TMhelix_101_123,Inside_124_134,TMhelix_135_157,Outside_158_181,TMhelix_182_204,Inside_205_241,TMhelix_242_264,Outside_265_283,TMhelix_284_306,Inside_307_317): protein MLAYTARRIVYVIPVIISVALVCFLLVHITPGDPLVAILPADASQELANQLRVAYGFDRPLPVQFGLWLWKAVNGDLGTSIATGRPVLSEVMRAVSNTVMLALAAAAIGFSFGLFFGLVAGYFRNTWVDKVATSIAIAGVSVPHYWLGMVLVIIFSVQLNWLPAVGAGPGGSGAWSWDWEHIRYLILPAITTSVIPMGIVTRTVRALTGDILSQDFVEALRAKGLHETHVFRHVIKNAAPTALAVMGLQLGYMLGGSILIETVFSWPGSGLLLNSAIFQRDLPLLQGTILVLALFFVILNLLVDIVQASIDPRIKRS, encoded by the coding sequence GTGCTCGCATACACCGCCCGGCGCATTGTGTACGTCATTCCCGTGATCATCAGCGTCGCGCTCGTCTGCTTCCTGCTCGTGCACATCACGCCAGGCGATCCGCTGGTTGCGATCCTGCCCGCTGATGCCTCGCAGGAGCTCGCCAATCAACTGCGCGTGGCTTATGGCTTTGACCGCCCACTGCCGGTTCAATTCGGACTTTGGCTCTGGAAAGCGGTGAACGGCGATCTCGGCACATCCATCGCGACAGGACGGCCTGTGCTGTCAGAGGTCATGCGCGCGGTCAGTAACACCGTCATGCTTGCCCTTGCTGCGGCCGCAATCGGCTTTTCGTTCGGATTGTTCTTCGGTCTCGTCGCCGGCTATTTCCGCAATACATGGGTCGACAAGGTGGCGACCTCGATTGCCATCGCCGGTGTGTCAGTGCCGCACTACTGGCTCGGCATGGTGCTGGTGATCATCTTCTCGGTGCAGCTCAATTGGCTGCCTGCGGTGGGCGCGGGTCCCGGCGGATCCGGCGCGTGGAGCTGGGATTGGGAGCACATCCGCTATCTCATTCTGCCTGCAATCACGACGTCAGTGATTCCGATGGGCATCGTCACGCGCACCGTACGCGCGCTGACCGGCGATATTCTGTCGCAGGATTTCGTTGAGGCATTGCGCGCCAAGGGCCTGCACGAAACGCACGTCTTCCGCCACGTCATCAAGAATGCGGCGCCCACCGCCCTCGCCGTCATGGGCCTGCAGCTGGGCTACATGCTGGGTGGATCGATCCTGATCGAGACGGTGTTCTCGTGGCCGGGCTCGGGCCTGCTTCTCAACTCGGCCATCTTCCAGCGCGATCTGCCGCTGCTGCAAGGCACGATCCTGGTACTCGCGCTGTTCTTCGTCATTCTCAATCTGCTGGTCGATATCGTGCAGGCTTCGATCGACCCGCGCATCAAACGAAGCTGA
- a CDS encoding peptide/nickel transport system substrate-binding protein (product_source=KO:K02035; cath_funfam=3.10.105.10,3.90.76.10; cleavage_site_network=SignalP-noTM; cog=COG0747; ko=KO:K02035; pfam=PF00496; superfamily=53850; transmembrane_helix_parts=Inside_1_11,TMhelix_12_31,Outside_32_553), translating into MRIVKSAKWRAATAIFTLAIASAALAHTASAETVLRIGMTAADIPRTLGQPDQGFEGNRFTGLTMYDALTMWDLSSDTKASVVIPGLATEWAVEANDKTKWTFKLRPGVTFHDGSPFNADAVVWNVDKVLKTDAPQYDASQVGVTASRMPTLLSARKVDDMTVELVTKEPDSFLPINLTNLFMASPTKWQKLYDAAESADAKAKSQAAWAAFARDASGTGPWKMAKFTPRERLELVKNDNYWDKARVPKTDKMVLLPMPEANARTAALLSGQLDWIEAPAPDAVKELTQRGFKIYKNEQPHVWPWQFSRIEGSPWNDIRVRKAANLCIDREGLKEGLLAGLMVPATGTFEPGHPWRGNPTFQIKYNLPAAQKLMQEAGFGPNKKLSVKIQTSASGSGQMLPLPMNEYLQQALAECYFDVQFDVIEWNTLFTNWRRGVKDPSANGTNAINVTYAAMDPFFAMVRFLQSQMAPPVSNNWGFINNPKFDDLVKKARQTFDPAERDKALAELHAASVDDAAFLFVAHDVGPRAVSPKIKGLVQPKSWFVDFSPVTVQ; encoded by the coding sequence ATGCGTATCGTCAAGTCTGCAAAATGGCGCGCCGCGACGGCCATCTTCACGCTGGCTATTGCCTCGGCGGCACTGGCACATACCGCTAGCGCCGAAACCGTTTTGCGCATCGGCATGACCGCCGCCGATATTCCCCGCACGCTCGGCCAGCCCGATCAAGGATTTGAGGGCAATCGCTTCACCGGCCTGACGATGTACGACGCTCTGACCATGTGGGATCTCTCGTCCGACACCAAGGCGAGCGTTGTGATCCCGGGCCTCGCGACGGAATGGGCAGTCGAGGCGAACGACAAGACGAAATGGACATTCAAGCTCCGCCCCGGCGTGACGTTTCATGATGGTTCGCCATTCAATGCGGACGCCGTGGTCTGGAATGTCGACAAGGTCCTGAAGACCGATGCGCCGCAGTACGACGCAAGTCAGGTTGGCGTGACCGCTTCCCGCATGCCGACGCTGCTGTCGGCGCGCAAGGTCGACGATATGACGGTCGAACTCGTCACCAAGGAGCCGGACAGCTTCCTGCCGATCAATCTGACTAACCTGTTCATGGCGAGCCCGACCAAATGGCAGAAACTTTACGATGCCGCTGAAAGCGCAGATGCCAAGGCAAAGTCGCAAGCTGCATGGGCTGCCTTCGCACGCGATGCATCGGGCACCGGCCCATGGAAGATGGCGAAGTTTACGCCGCGTGAACGGCTTGAACTCGTGAAGAACGATAACTATTGGGACAAGGCCCGTGTGCCGAAGACCGACAAAATGGTGCTGCTGCCGATGCCAGAAGCGAACGCGCGTACGGCGGCGCTGCTGTCAGGCCAATTGGACTGGATCGAAGCTCCCGCCCCTGACGCTGTTAAAGAGCTCACACAGCGTGGCTTCAAGATCTACAAGAACGAGCAGCCTCACGTTTGGCCCTGGCAATTCTCGCGCATCGAAGGCTCGCCATGGAATGACATTCGTGTGCGCAAGGCAGCCAATCTCTGTATCGACCGTGAAGGCCTGAAGGAGGGATTGCTTGCTGGCCTGATGGTGCCTGCTACCGGGACCTTTGAGCCGGGGCATCCATGGCGCGGCAATCCCACATTCCAGATCAAGTATAACTTACCCGCCGCGCAGAAGCTGATGCAGGAAGCAGGCTTTGGTCCGAACAAGAAACTCTCGGTCAAGATTCAAACCTCGGCATCGGGCTCTGGTCAGATGCTGCCGTTGCCGATGAATGAGTATCTCCAGCAGGCGCTGGCGGAGTGTTACTTCGACGTTCAGTTCGATGTGATCGAATGGAATACGCTGTTCACCAATTGGCGCCGCGGCGTGAAGGACCCGAGCGCCAACGGCACCAACGCCATCAACGTGACCTATGCGGCGATGGATCCGTTCTTCGCCATGGTGCGTTTCCTCCAGTCGCAGATGGCGCCCCCGGTGTCGAACAATTGGGGTTTCATCAATAATCCCAAGTTTGACGACCTGGTGAAGAAGGCGCGGCAGACATTCGATCCGGCTGAACGTGACAAGGCTCTCGCGGAGCTGCACGCCGCTTCCGTGGACGATGCCGCGTTCCTGTTCGTGGCCCACGACGTCGGTCCTCGTGCAGTCAGCCCGAAGATCAAGGGGCTTGTGCAGCCGAAGAGCTGGTTTGTCGATTTCTCTCCGGTGACGGTCCAATAG
- a CDS encoding peptide/nickel transport system substrate-binding protein (product_source=KO:K02035; cath_funfam=3.10.105.10,3.90.76.10; cleavage_site_network=SignalP-noTM; cog=COG0747; ko=KO:K02035; pfam=PF00496; superfamily=53850; transmembrane_helix_parts=Inside_1_6,TMhelix_7_24,Outside_25_531) encodes MSIKSSIAVAALAAVLGAIAPATAETVVRYGISMADIPLTTGQPDRGAGAYQFTGYTIYDPLVSWEMDVADRPGKLVPGLATEWKVDPADKTKWHFTLRKGVKFHDGSDFNADAVIWNLDKVLNDKALQFDKRQSAQVKTRLPSVASYKKIDDFTVEITTKTVDSFFPYQMLWFLVSSPAQYEKLGKDWDKFASQPSGTGPFKLTKLVPRELAELTKNSDYWDKNRIPKTDKLVLVPMPEALTRTNALLAGQVDLVETPAPDAVPQLKAAGMKIVDNITPHVWNYHLSVLPGSPWTDVRLRKALNLAIDREGIVGLMNGLAKPAKGQVDPSSPWFGKPTFDIKYDLAAAKKLVQEAGYSKEKPLKTTFIIAQGGTGQMLSLPMNEYLQQSFKEIGIEVDFKVVELETLYTHWRKGAADEMNAGITANNIAYVTSDPLYAIVRFFASDQIAPVGVNWGGYKNPKVDALINEAKQTFDPVKQDELIAQAHALIVDDAALVWVVHDTNPHALSPKVKKFVQAQHWFQDLTTIGF; translated from the coding sequence ATGAGTATTAAAAGTTCAATTGCTGTCGCGGCATTGGCAGCCGTTTTGGGTGCGATCGCGCCCGCGACAGCCGAGACGGTGGTGCGATACGGCATTTCGATGGCCGATATTCCGCTCACCACAGGGCAGCCCGATCGTGGTGCAGGCGCCTATCAATTTACCGGTTATACAATTTACGATCCGCTGGTCTCATGGGAGATGGACGTTGCCGATCGCCCGGGAAAATTGGTGCCCGGCCTTGCAACAGAGTGGAAAGTTGATCCCGCAGACAAGACGAAGTGGCACTTCACGCTTCGCAAGGGCGTGAAATTCCATGACGGAAGTGACTTCAACGCCGATGCGGTGATCTGGAATCTCGACAAGGTTCTGAACGACAAGGCACTGCAATTCGACAAACGCCAGAGCGCGCAGGTGAAGACGCGCCTTCCGTCGGTCGCGAGCTACAAAAAGATTGATGACTTCACGGTCGAGATCACCACAAAGACCGTAGACTCGTTCTTTCCGTATCAGATGTTGTGGTTCCTGGTCTCCAGTCCCGCGCAGTATGAAAAGCTCGGCAAGGATTGGGATAAGTTTGCGAGCCAGCCATCCGGCACCGGTCCGTTCAAGCTGACGAAGCTAGTTCCGCGTGAATTGGCGGAACTGACGAAGAACTCTGATTACTGGGACAAGAACCGGATTCCGAAGACGGATAAGCTCGTTCTCGTTCCGATGCCGGAGGCGCTCACCCGCACCAATGCGCTTCTCGCGGGCCAGGTCGATTTGGTCGAAACGCCCGCGCCGGATGCTGTGCCGCAGTTGAAAGCGGCCGGCATGAAGATCGTCGACAACATCACGCCGCATGTCTGGAATTATCATCTCAGCGTGTTGCCGGGTTCCCCCTGGACCGATGTGCGACTGCGCAAAGCGCTTAATCTCGCGATCGATCGTGAGGGTATTGTCGGGCTGATGAATGGTCTCGCCAAGCCAGCCAAGGGCCAGGTTGACCCCTCGAGTCCATGGTTCGGCAAGCCGACATTTGACATCAAGTACGATCTGGCTGCTGCGAAGAAGCTGGTGCAGGAAGCAGGCTATTCGAAAGAGAAGCCGCTGAAGACAACGTTCATCATCGCGCAAGGCGGCACCGGCCAGATGCTCTCGCTGCCAATGAACGAATACCTGCAGCAGTCGTTCAAGGAGATCGGCATCGAGGTCGATTTCAAGGTCGTTGAACTTGAAACGCTCTATACCCATTGGCGCAAGGGCGCGGCCGACGAAATGAACGCAGGCATCACTGCGAACAACATCGCCTATGTGACGTCGGATCCGCTGTACGCGATCGTGCGCTTCTTTGCTTCCGATCAGATTGCGCCGGTGGGTGTGAACTGGGGCGGCTATAAGAACCCGAAGGTCGATGCGCTGATCAACGAAGCCAAGCAAACGTTCGATCCTGTCAAGCAGGATGAATTGATCGCGCAGGCGCATGCGCTCATTGTTGATGATGCTGCGCTCGTGTGGGTGGTTCACGACACCAATCCCCACGCGCTGTCGCCCAAAGTCAAGAAGTTCGTTCAAGCCCAGCACTGGTTCCAGGACTTGACGACGATCGGCTTCTAA
- a CDS encoding hypothetical protein (product_source=Hypo-rule applied; pfam=PF13318; superfamily=101332), with product MPADLDTYIDTVAEALALPVEEAWKPTIRANLDVSLKMAWMVQEFPLPDEIEPASIYRV from the coding sequence ATGCCGGCCGACCTGGATACCTATATCGATACCGTCGCCGAAGCGCTGGCATTGCCGGTGGAGGAGGCCTGGAAGCCGACTATCCGCGCAAATCTCGACGTCTCGCTCAAGATGGCTTGGATGGTGCAGGAATTCCCGCTGCCTGATGAAATCGAGCCAGCCAGCATCTACAGAGTTTAA
- a CDS encoding AtzE family amidohydrolase (product_source=TIGR02715; cath_funfam=3.90.1300.10; cog=COG0154; ko=KO:K19837; pfam=PF01425; superfamily=75304; tigrfam=TIGR02715): MSDLDWSSASAIAEAVSSRKVPALDVVNGVLTRIEKHNPVLNAFTDVLAERARAKATKVDSAIARGEKLGPLAGVPFAVKNLFDVEGLPTRAGSKINRTRAAATRDAPLIERLEAAGAILVGALNMGEYAYDFTGENIHDGPSRNPHDVTRMTGGSSGGSGGAVGGGLVPLALGSDTNGSIRVPASFCGVFGLKPTYGRLSRARSFPFVPSFDHLGPFARTARDLAAAYDAMQGPDADDAACVDRPIELVSPLLDQGLGDLRIALAGGYFQKNLFPEAKEAIARITKALPLSREVELPEAMRARSAAYVISTCEGASLHLDRLRTRPNDFDPAVRDRLFAGAMIPAPLVDRAQKFRRWYRAQVLELFKSVDVIIAPATPCMAPKLGQTTFVLDGVELPVRANIGIHTQPISFIGLPVVVVPVPLEPMPMGVQIIAAPWREDTALRVAHALEQTGAVLAKRPKGF, encoded by the coding sequence ATGAGTGATCTGGACTGGTCGTCCGCTTCTGCAATTGCAGAGGCTGTATCGAGCCGTAAAGTGCCTGCGCTGGATGTCGTCAACGGCGTGCTGACGCGAATCGAAAAGCATAACCCCGTCCTTAACGCGTTCACGGATGTGCTTGCCGAGCGTGCGCGTGCGAAAGCCACCAAAGTCGACAGTGCCATTGCACGTGGAGAAAAGCTCGGTCCACTTGCGGGCGTTCCATTCGCGGTCAAGAACCTTTTCGACGTGGAAGGACTGCCGACCCGCGCAGGCTCGAAGATTAACCGCACGCGCGCGGCGGCCACCCGCGATGCGCCCTTGATTGAACGGCTGGAAGCGGCAGGCGCGATCCTGGTCGGCGCCCTGAACATGGGCGAATACGCCTACGACTTCACCGGCGAAAATATTCACGATGGACCGTCACGTAATCCGCACGATGTGACGCGCATGACCGGTGGCTCGTCCGGCGGTTCAGGCGGCGCGGTGGGAGGCGGCCTCGTGCCGCTGGCTTTGGGATCGGATACCAACGGATCGATCCGCGTGCCGGCATCGTTTTGCGGTGTGTTCGGGTTAAAACCGACCTATGGCCGGCTGTCCCGCGCGCGGTCGTTTCCCTTCGTTCCAAGCTTTGACCATCTGGGGCCGTTTGCGCGAACAGCGCGGGACCTTGCTGCTGCTTACGATGCAATGCAGGGTCCGGATGCTGACGATGCCGCTTGCGTGGATCGTCCAATCGAACTTGTGTCGCCGTTGCTCGATCAGGGGCTTGGTGATTTGCGTATTGCGCTTGCGGGTGGCTATTTCCAGAAAAATCTCTTCCCTGAAGCTAAAGAGGCAATCGCGCGGATCACGAAAGCTTTGCCGCTCTCGCGCGAGGTCGAACTTCCAGAGGCCATGCGGGCAAGATCGGCAGCCTATGTCATCTCGACTTGCGAGGGCGCATCGCTGCACCTCGACCGGCTGCGTACGCGGCCTAACGACTTCGATCCAGCTGTACGCGACCGCCTTTTCGCCGGGGCGATGATACCTGCACCGCTCGTCGATCGCGCACAGAAGTTCAGGCGCTGGTACCGGGCACAGGTGCTTGAATTGTTCAAGTCGGTCGATGTGATTATCGCTCCTGCGACACCGTGTATGGCACCGAAGCTGGGACAGACCACGTTCGTGCTCGATGGTGTCGAATTGCCGGTTCGCGCCAATATCGGAATTCACACCCAGCCGATATCGTTTATCGGTCTGCCCGTTGTCGTCGTGCCGGTGCCTCTTGAGCCGATGCCGATGGGGGTCCAGATTATCGCCGCGCCATGGCGCGAAGATACCGCCTTGCGTGTTGCACACGCTCTCGAACAGACCGGCGCAGTTCTGGCGAAGCGCCCGAAAGGATTCTGA
- a CDS encoding hypothetical protein (product_source=Hypo-rule applied; cath_funfam=3.10.450.50; pfam=PF11533; superfamily=54427) yields MTVEIDQPDVVAEVSAAFARYEKALTTNDVTTLDELFRNDPKTIRYGIGENLYGYDAIASFRSARSPVGLMRQLAKTVITAYGRDTAVASTLFYRETTPGKVGRQMQTWVRFPEGWRIVAAHVSVIDEPKQ; encoded by the coding sequence GTGACCGTCGAAATTGACCAGCCGGATGTTGTTGCCGAGGTCAGCGCCGCCTTTGCGCGGTATGAAAAGGCCTTGACGACGAACGACGTTACCACGCTGGATGAACTGTTCCGCAATGATCCAAAGACCATTCGTTACGGCATCGGAGAAAATCTTTACGGCTATGATGCGATCGCATCATTCCGCTCCGCGCGAAGTCCTGTCGGGCTGATGCGTCAGTTGGCGAAGACCGTAATCACCGCTTACGGCCGGGATACCGCCGTCGCATCGACGTTGTTTTACCGTGAGACAACGCCGGGCAAGGTGGGGCGGCAGATGCAAACATGGGTGCGCTTTCCCGAAGGTTGGCGCATTGTCGCCGCCCACGTCAGCGTGATCGATGAGCCCAAGCAGTAA
- a CDS encoding cytosine deaminase (product_source=KO:K01485; cath_funfam=2.30.40.10,3.20.20.140; cog=COG0402; ko=KO:K01485; pfam=PF07969; superfamily=51338,51556), with the protein MTARSAFDLILHRAVVPGRPSPVDVGVRDGRIAAIETQLACEALDFDAAGQLVLPGFVETHIHLDKACLLGRCGHDHGTVSEAIAAVAAMKRDFTVEDIYARGARVIERAIVQGTTRMRTHVEIDPRIGLRGFQAIKALKRDYAWAIDLSICAFPQEGLTNDPGTEELLVAALRDGADLIGGCPYMDTDPNAQIEKLFDLAQAFDVDVDLHLDFDLDPSWWHLEEVCQQAERRNYHGRVAIGHATKLSALPPDAFDAAASRLAEAGVAVTVLPATDLYLMGRDVTHKSPRGLTPAHKLIDKGVLCSVSTNNVLNPFTPFGDCSLLRMANFYANVAHAGISEFETCLDLVTTHPAKLMNLKDYGIAVGNPADMIVLNTTSSQNAIAELPDIVCGFKNGRQTFSRPSATLFAPMQG; encoded by the coding sequence ATGACCGCCCGCTCCGCCTTCGACCTCATTCTTCACCGGGCCGTTGTCCCCGGTCGACCCTCTCCTGTCGACGTTGGCGTCCGCGATGGGCGCATCGCAGCTATCGAAACACAGCTTGCATGCGAGGCGCTCGACTTTGATGCAGCCGGACAACTCGTCCTTCCGGGCTTTGTCGAGACCCACATTCATCTCGATAAGGCCTGCCTTCTCGGACGTTGCGGTCACGATCACGGCACAGTTAGCGAGGCGATCGCCGCTGTCGCGGCCATGAAGCGGGATTTCACGGTCGAGGATATTTACGCGCGAGGCGCCCGTGTCATTGAACGCGCTATCGTCCAGGGTACCACGCGCATGCGCACACATGTGGAGATCGATCCACGCATCGGCTTGCGCGGCTTTCAGGCAATCAAGGCGCTAAAGCGTGACTATGCCTGGGCGATCGACCTGTCAATCTGTGCATTTCCACAGGAAGGGTTGACCAACGACCCCGGCACGGAGGAGCTGCTGGTCGCGGCGCTACGCGACGGTGCCGACCTGATCGGCGGATGTCCCTATATGGACACCGATCCGAATGCTCAGATCGAGAAGCTATTTGACCTCGCTCAAGCTTTCGATGTGGATGTCGATCTGCATCTCGACTTCGATCTCGATCCCTCCTGGTGGCATCTCGAAGAGGTCTGCCAGCAAGCAGAGCGGCGCAACTATCACGGACGCGTTGCCATTGGCCACGCGACCAAACTCTCCGCCCTGCCGCCGGACGCATTCGACGCCGCAGCTAGCCGGCTTGCTGAGGCTGGCGTCGCGGTGACCGTGCTTCCGGCGACCGATCTTTACCTGATGGGACGCGACGTCACGCACAAGTCTCCACGCGGCCTGACACCGGCGCACAAGCTCATCGACAAAGGCGTCCTTTGCTCGGTGTCAACCAACAACGTGCTCAATCCGTTCACGCCATTCGGAGATTGCTCGCTGCTGCGCATGGCAAATTTCTACGCCAATGTCGCCCATGCAGGGATCAGCGAATTCGAGACCTGCCTCGATCTCGTTACCACACATCCCGCGAAACTGATGAATTTGAAGGACTACGGCATCGCCGTCGGGAATCCGGCAGACATGATCGTGCTCAATACGACCAGCAGCCAGAATGCGATTGCCGAGTTGCCCGACATCGTCTGCGGCTTCAAAAATGGTCGCCAGACTTTCTCGCGTCCATCCGCAACGCTTTTTGCACCTATGCAGGGATAA